The Moraxella osloensis genome contains a region encoding:
- a CDS encoding UDP-2,3-diacylglucosamine diphosphatase, which translates to MQSFVDLVTDKPSAIAQVLISDLHLSMNEPATNPLGQAFLDFLDKLALLPNLKQFFILGDWFEAWLGDDVADTDTLTDALQPIIAKLKTLSSKNCQIFVMHGNRDFLLGQQFCDKFGGQLIFEPFYLTLNGKKIRLEHGDALCTDDKSYQRFRKIIQHPITKKILLALPIKKRQQIAQDLRQKSKTDNAKKSLQIMDVNEQAVKQALQKADILIHGHTHRPAVHQIGDKQRLVLGDWRLNDNSVNAVIGVTMSGQLNLVEFFYSVNR; encoded by the coding sequence ATGCAAAGTTTTGTAGATTTGGTCACCGATAAGCCCTCTGCCATTGCACAAGTGCTTATCAGTGACTTACATTTGAGCATGAATGAGCCTGCCACTAATCCTTTAGGGCAGGCTTTTTTAGATTTTTTGGATAAATTGGCTCTATTGCCCAATCTAAAACAGTTTTTTATTCTCGGTGATTGGTTTGAAGCTTGGCTAGGGGATGATGTTGCTGATACAGACACCTTAACAGATGCGCTGCAACCGATTATAGCAAAGCTCAAAACATTATCCAGTAAAAACTGCCAGATTTTTGTCATGCATGGTAATCGGGATTTTCTGCTTGGGCAACAATTTTGCGACAAGTTCGGCGGGCAATTGATTTTTGAGCCGTTTTATTTGACGTTAAATGGCAAAAAAATTCGCCTAGAACATGGCGATGCGCTGTGCACCGATGATAAAAGTTACCAACGCTTTCGCAAAATCATCCAACATCCTATCACTAAAAAAATTTTGCTCGCGCTACCCATCAAAAAACGCCAACAAATCGCACAAGATTTACGCCAAAAAAGTAAAACTGATAATGCCAAAAAATCTCTGCAAATCATGGATGTCAATGAACAAGCCGTGAAACAAGCCTTGCAAAAAGCCGATATACTGATTCATGGGCATACTCATCGCCCTGCTGTTCATCAAATTGGCGATAAACAACGCTTAGTGCTCGGCGATTGGCGATTGAATGACAACAGTGTTAATGCTGTCATTGGCGTTACAATGTCGGGGCAGCTAAACTTGGTCGAATTTTTTTATTCAGTTAATCGTTAA
- the murU gene encoding N-acetylmuramate alpha-1-phosphate uridylyltransferase MurU codes for MTTTITQAMILSAGKGTRLRPLTLTTPKPLVEVGGQPLIVWHIKALKQAGITDITINVSWLADKLLNAIGDGSQYGVTIHWSIEPEEPLETAGGIKMALATGKLKDQPFILVNGDVWTPFDFAQLSQLQLNDSQAYLLLTDQATHNPTGDFALENGKVKADGTPKYTFAGISVMSPRLLDTVKAGETAPLAPLLKQAMQAGLVMGDLLSEAWVDVGTLERLENLNQTLSANK; via the coding sequence ATGACAACCACCATCACCCAAGCCATGATTTTATCCGCGGGTAAAGGCACTCGGCTGCGCCCTTTAACTTTGACCACGCCAAAGCCACTTGTCGAAGTCGGCGGGCAACCGCTTATCGTGTGGCATATCAAAGCACTCAAACAAGCCGGTATCACTGATATCACCATCAATGTGTCATGGCTTGCGGATAAACTGCTAAATGCAATCGGGGATGGCAGTCAATACGGTGTCACCATTCATTGGTCGATTGAACCAGAAGAACCGCTTGAGACAGCAGGCGGTATCAAGATGGCTTTGGCTACCGGCAAATTAAAAGACCAGCCATTTATTTTGGTCAATGGGGATGTGTGGACGCCTTTTGATTTTGCTCAACTAAGCCAGCTTCAGTTAAACGATTCGCAGGCTTATTTGCTACTCACCGACCAAGCGACGCATAACCCAACTGGCGATTTTGCCTTAGAAAATGGCAAGGTCAAGGCAGATGGCACGCCAAAATATACCTTTGCAGGGATTAGTGTGATGTCACCAAGATTATTGGATACGGTCAAGGCAGGGGAGACTGCGCCGCTTGCGCCACTACTTAAACAAGCCATGCAAGCAGGTTTGGTAATGGGGGATTTGCTGAGCGAGGCGTGGGTCGATGTCGGCACGCTTGAGCGTTTAGAAAATTTGAACCAAACATTGTCGGCTAACAAGTGA
- the lptD gene encoding LPS assembly protein LptD, with protein sequence MKKSVKLSPISSTSNRLTSHSSLPTQPTCLHQSLHQIYRHTNVLAMTLGAMFTTLYSTSALAAVLPTAAVTESTDAAIAQSTEAQNIESQTTESQSIEKQNLDTSAAKPDTDISSIATTADSVTTVDVTTNQGITPISAPDIKPNSARTRPNFTPNQQQQASLDKLKTFYQLKTQQTTDDTSATGANSNANPNLLSPLTPNSQPSGAQANTQSKAGTRKDAMCHGNWVYPTSTIYQQQALAAAATDQPNSSFPIYASADYGYYDNENYAELSGDVQINQGRQQISADKVVVNVQDGIAAAQGNVLLVDAAQSTQSTDGNPRVSLKDSPKGGLITVADELAYQTDSSKATAKDVAFASVPLQAYGYAKRLNKVDESRVEIDDVMFTTCAPDNPTWQINAKNIDINTDTGRGEAYNATLKVKNTPVLYLPYFNFPIDDRRTSGFLLPRGGFSTEGSFNVQLPYYFNLAPNYDATVTPTIFTDRNPMLTGEFRYLTEKLGYGSVLGSYLPNDKQYDDEDRKRFYYDHHWQSKDIPNLSIDALYQYVSDPKFLNDFETLGDETVQLNLPRRIQANYYNDYLTALAKIETFQTLDRNLTDSDKILDKDKPYDRLPQLSVKYRVPWVTQFDLTGISDFAYFKRPINDGSAPEQSGGRLYNKLTAAYPMTRTWGYVTPSVSLQHLYTQFDQESADANGLDKNSKSQSIFVPQFSIDSGLNFFKTGTPFGKFDESLGGYQLLSPRLKYVYSPYKDQTDVPNFNTRLASLNFSQLYEDSWFLGYDRLPDNNHLTPSLNYRYIDGNGLTRLDASVGKQIYLSDIRVHLDDTDDGLKIDNTGTVFEVSTQPRQDFWVDLDGSVDDNADLNYINTQFRYAPTFNSLYNLGYIKRNESRFGQKALSAFTGSAVLPIHDNWQFLGAVQYDNEKNRFSDVLAGFTYDSCCYGLSIYARRYYDELSDKDSADHAIMAEISLNGLSNKGDGRLASLMRNRVLGYDPKY encoded by the coding sequence ATGAAAAAATCTGTGAAATTGTCGCCTATTTCGTCAACTTCTAATCGTTTAACTTCACATTCGTCTTTGCCAACCCAGCCTACATGCTTGCATCAATCACTACACCAAATTTATCGACACACCAATGTTTTAGCGATGACACTTGGGGCGATGTTTACTACTTTGTATTCAACCTCAGCGCTTGCGGCGGTGTTGCCGACAGCCGCCGTTACGGAATCGACTGATGCAGCGATAGCACAAAGCACAGAAGCTCAAAACATTGAGTCACAAACCACTGAATCACAGAGTATTGAAAAACAAAACCTTGATACCTCAGCTGCAAAGCCCGATACCGACATTAGTAGTATCGCCACCACAGCAGACAGCGTCACTACTGTCGATGTGACGACTAATCAAGGTATCACACCGATTAGCGCGCCTGACATCAAACCAAACTCTGCGCGTACTCGTCCCAACTTTACCCCAAATCAACAACAGCAAGCCAGTCTAGATAAGCTCAAAACCTTTTATCAACTCAAAACCCAGCAAACCACGGACGATACTAGCGCCACGGGTGCTAATTCAAATGCTAATCCAAATTTACTGAGCCCGCTCACGCCTAATAGTCAACCGTCAGGTGCTCAAGCAAACACGCAATCAAAAGCAGGGACCCGAAAAGACGCCATGTGTCATGGCAACTGGGTATATCCCACTTCGACCATCTATCAACAACAGGCATTAGCGGCAGCTGCTACCGACCAACCCAATAGCAGCTTCCCAATTTATGCCTCGGCTGACTATGGCTATTATGACAATGAAAACTACGCCGAATTGTCAGGCGATGTGCAAATCAACCAAGGTCGTCAGCAAATCTCTGCCGATAAAGTGGTCGTTAACGTGCAAGATGGCATTGCGGCAGCTCAAGGTAATGTTTTGTTGGTGGATGCCGCGCAAAGTACCCAATCGACAGACGGTAACCCACGTGTAAGCCTTAAAGATAGCCCAAAAGGGGGGCTGATTACCGTTGCCGATGAACTGGCGTACCAAACGGATAGCAGCAAAGCAACCGCCAAAGATGTGGCGTTTGCCAGCGTACCGCTACAAGCGTATGGTTATGCCAAACGGCTCAATAAAGTCGATGAAAGCCGCGTTGAAATTGACGATGTCATGTTTACCACCTGCGCGCCTGACAATCCGACTTGGCAAATCAATGCCAAAAACATCGATATCAATACCGACACGGGTCGCGGTGAAGCCTATAATGCCACGTTAAAAGTCAAAAACACCCCGGTATTGTACCTGCCGTATTTTAACTTTCCGATTGACGATCGCCGCACCAGTGGTTTTTTGTTACCACGCGGCGGCTTTAGTACAGAAGGGAGTTTTAATGTACAGTTACCTTATTACTTTAATCTAGCGCCAAATTACGATGCCACTGTCACGCCTACCATTTTTACTGACCGCAATCCGATGTTGACAGGTGAATTTCGCTATCTGACAGAAAAATTGGGTTATGGTAGTGTGTTAGGCTCTTATCTACCAAACGACAAACAATATGATGATGAAGACCGTAAGCGCTTTTATTATGATCATCATTGGCAGTCAAAAGATATCCCTAACCTGTCCATTGATGCGCTATACCAGTATGTCTCAGATCCTAAATTCTTAAACGATTTTGAGACCTTGGGTGATGAAACCGTTCAATTAAATTTACCGCGCCGCATTCAAGCCAATTATTACAATGACTATTTGACTGCCCTTGCCAAGATTGAAACCTTTCAAACACTGGATCGAAATTTAACCGATTCAGACAAAATCTTGGATAAAGACAAACCGTATGACCGTCTGCCGCAGTTATCGGTCAAATATCGTGTGCCTTGGGTGACCCAATTTGATTTGACGGGTATCAGCGATTTTGCTTATTTTAAACGCCCAATCAATGATGGTTCTGCGCCTGAGCAAAGCGGTGGCAGACTGTATAACAAACTCACTGCTGCCTATCCAATGACGCGAACTTGGGGATACGTGACGCCATCAGTGAGTTTACAGCACCTTTACACCCAATTTGACCAAGAATCAGCCGATGCCAATGGACTGGATAAAAATAGCAAAAGCCAATCTATTTTTGTACCGCAGTTTAGTATTGACAGTGGCTTAAATTTCTTTAAAACCGGTACCCCGTTTGGTAAATTTGATGAATCCTTGGGCGGCTATCAGTTATTAAGCCCGCGCCTAAAATATGTGTATTCGCCCTATAAAGACCAGACTGATGTACCCAACTTTAATACCCGTTTGGCATCGCTCAATTTTTCGCAATTGTATGAAGATTCATGGTTTTTGGGCTATGACCGCCTGCCCGACAACAATCATCTAACCCCTTCATTAAATTATCGCTATATTGATGGCAATGGTTTGACTCGCTTGGATGCCAGCGTGGGTAAACAAATTTATTTAAGTGATATTCGGGTACATCTTGACGATACCGATGATGGGTTAAAAATTGACAATACCGGTACCGTCTTTGAAGTAAGTACCCAACCGCGTCAAGATTTTTGGGTGGATTTAGATGGCTCGGTTGATGACAACGCTGATTTAAACTATATCAACACCCAGTTTCGTTATGCGCCAACTTTCAATAGTCTTTATAACTTAGGGTATATTAAACGCAATGAGAGTAGATTTGGACAAAAAGCCCTCTCTGCGTTCACAGGCTCTGCTGTTTTGCCTATTCATGATAATTGGCAGTTTTTAGGGGCTGTGCAATACGACAATGAGAAAAATCGTTTTAGTGATGTGTTAGCGGGCTTTACTTATGATAGCTGTTGTTATGGCTTATCGATTTATGCGCGCCGTTATTATGATGAATTAAGTGATAAAGACAGTGCTGACCACGCTATCATGGCAGAAATTAGCTTAAATGGGTTATCCAACAAAGGTGACGGTCGACTGGCTAGCTTGATGCGTAATCGGGTATTGGGTTATGACCCTAAATACTAA
- a CDS encoding peptidylprolyl isomerase encodes MDMPYVELETTMGNIVIELNQEKAPNTVANFLEYVKSGHYDGTIFHRVIDGFMIQGGGMDANMKEKSTNAPIQNEADNGLKNEVGTIAMARTSDPHSATAQFFINVKDNSFLNFSGKNPQGWGYAVFGKVTEGMDIVNKIKGVPTGKYGFHADVPTTPVVITHAKVIEK; translated from the coding sequence ATGGATATGCCATACGTAGAATTAGAAACCACCATGGGTAACATCGTTATCGAACTCAATCAAGAAAAAGCCCCCAATACCGTGGCAAACTTCTTAGAATACGTCAAATCAGGTCATTATGATGGCACGATTTTTCACCGCGTCATTGACGGTTTTATGATTCAAGGTGGCGGTATGGACGCCAACATGAAAGAAAAATCTACCAATGCCCCCATCCAAAACGAAGCAGATAATGGCTTAAAAAATGAAGTCGGCACGATTGCGATGGCACGTACTTCTGACCCACATTCAGCGACTGCGCAATTTTTTATCAATGTAAAAGACAATAGCTTCCTAAACTTCTCGGGCAAAAACCCACAAGGCTGGGGTTATGCGGTGTTTGGTAAAGTGACTGAAGGCATGGACATTGTCAATAAAATCAAAGGTGTACCGACTGGTAAATACGGTTTCCACGCTGATGTACCAACCACGCCTGTAGTGATTACCCATGCAAAAGTAATTGAGAAATAA
- a CDS encoding peptidylprolyl isomerase — protein MNHAVMHNLPNFHRNALSALTSALIYGALLVMPTLNAQAVTATTAVTAKTNTTSSKTTVESSKKSSTKPAAQTTSKSTQAVTANKTTNAAKSVKADTKASGSKPTTQKTAKAVSQPAPVTSEVANSSAKPAPVVANSSQDQVIDGVIAIVNDTPILRSQLDRAVAQASAQLQAQNKPVPPAQQLYPQVLDQLITKQIQLDIIKRQGLQAEENAVNAALTNLAQQNGVASLAEFQQKLDAQRVGSYQALRQKVSEDLAIQTLQQQQLASRIKISDQDVDNFLKSPESNALEKSQYRTLHIRVPFEVDAAGKTSDKQKKQALTVATQIAKNLQAENANIEQIMTDAQTNYNAQIQGGDMGYHVAAELPTELSKNITALEVGQVTNPIATAEGYNVIKLVDKRGGQQKIIDQWHTRHILISPSTALPADMAKQQIDTIYEKLRQGEDFATLASTYSKDPGSASNGGDLGWVSEGDMVPSFEAMMKKTSVNDYSVPFQTQFGWHIVKVDEKRQKDVSDVYRKNMAREILYQRMAPQALDDWMQELRAQAYVKIMQ, from the coding sequence ATGAACCATGCTGTCATGCATAATTTACCCAATTTTCACCGTAACGCCCTATCTGCTCTCACTAGCGCTTTGATATATGGCGCTCTATTGGTCATGCCAACATTGAACGCGCAAGCCGTGACTGCAACAACAGCAGTCACAGCTAAAACCAACACAACCAGCAGCAAAACGACGGTGGAATCTAGCAAAAAATCTAGTACCAAACCTGCAGCGCAAACCACAAGCAAATCAACCCAAGCTGTGACAGCAAACAAAACCACCAACGCTGCCAAATCAGTCAAAGCTGACACCAAAGCCAGCGGCTCAAAACCTACCACTCAAAAAACAGCAAAAGCTGTCTCCCAACCTGCGCCCGTAACATCAGAGGTCGCCAACTCATCAGCCAAGCCAGCGCCTGTCGTTGCTAATAGCTCGCAAGATCAGGTTATTGATGGCGTGATTGCTATTGTCAACGACACCCCTATTTTACGCAGCCAGTTAGATCGCGCGGTTGCTCAAGCTTCTGCACAGCTTCAAGCGCAAAACAAACCTGTACCACCCGCACAGCAACTTTATCCGCAAGTATTAGATCAGTTAATTACTAAGCAAATCCAGCTTGATATCATCAAACGCCAAGGACTGCAAGCTGAAGAGAATGCAGTGAATGCTGCGTTGACCAATTTGGCGCAACAAAATGGGGTCGCAAGCCTTGCCGAATTCCAGCAAAAACTTGACGCCCAGCGCGTAGGTAGTTACCAAGCATTGCGTCAAAAAGTCAGTGAAGACTTGGCGATACAAACTTTGCAGCAGCAGCAACTTGCCAGCCGCATCAAAATCTCCGATCAAGATGTTGATAACTTCTTAAAATCACCAGAGAGCAACGCTTTAGAAAAATCACAATATCGCACCTTACATATTCGCGTGCCTTTTGAAGTCGATGCCGCAGGTAAAACCAGCGACAAACAAAAAAAACAAGCGCTGACCGTAGCCACCCAAATTGCCAAAAACTTGCAAGCTGAGAATGCCAATATTGAGCAAATCATGACTGACGCGCAAACCAACTATAACGCGCAAATTCAAGGAGGCGATATGGGCTACCACGTCGCGGCAGAGTTACCGACAGAACTGTCAAAAAACATCACCGCCCTTGAAGTCGGGCAAGTCACCAACCCGATTGCCACGGCAGAAGGTTATAATGTGATTAAACTCGTAGATAAACGCGGCGGTCAGCAAAAAATCATCGATCAATGGCATACCCGCCATATTTTAATCAGCCCATCGACTGCCCTACCGGCTGACATGGCAAAACAGCAGATCGATACTATCTATGAAAAATTGCGTCAAGGTGAGGACTTCGCTACTTTAGCAAGCACCTACTCAAAAGACCCAGGAAGCGCCAGTAACGGCGGCGATTTGGGCTGGGTCAGTGAAGGTGATATGGTACCAAGCTTTGAAGCAATGATGAAAAAAACGTCGGTAAATGACTATTCTGTGCCATTCCAAACACAATTTGGCTGGCATATTGTTAAAGTCGATGAAAAACGCCAAAAAGATGTGAGTGATGTCTATCGTAAAAACATGGCGCGCGAAATTCTATACCAACGTATGGCACCGCAAGCGCTAGACGATTGGATGCAGGAATTAAGAGCCCAAGCTTACGTTAAAATCATGCAATAA
- the tkt gene encoding transketolase, which yields MTIPISERRLANAIRTLAFEAVQKANSGHPGAPMGMADIAEVLWRKFLKHNPTDPNWLNRDRFVLSNGHGSMLQYALLHLTGYDVSIEDIKNFRQLHSKTPGHPEYGYTPGVETTTGPLGQGIANAVGFAIAEKTLAAQFNRDGHQVIDHQTYCFLGDGCLMEGISHEVCSLAGTLQLGKLVVYYDDNGISIDGDVEGWFSDDTQKRFEAYGWQVQKVDGHDTDAITQATQNAIAEKNKPSLIICKTVIGAGSPNKQGLEASHGAPLGADEILLTRQALKWDHEAFELPDDIYEGWDCTVKGQALQQSWESEFDAYKDAYPELASELLRRVNGDLPANFETQAQEFIKACQDNPENIATRKASQNSINALQPLLPELLGGSADLAGSNLTWFKNAKALEDDAAGNYIHYGVREFGMTAIANGIALYGGFIPYVATFLMFMEYARNAVRMSALMKQRVINVYTHDSIGLGEDGPTHQPVEQLSSLRATPNLHTWRPCDTVESAVAWVEALKAKSTPSALIFSRQNLPHQARDIEQVANIAKGGYILAKEQGELRAVIIATGSEIELAMNAYTELTAEGLGVRVVSMPCAEVFAKQEINYRDSVLPPQVRARVAVEASHIDYWYKFVGLDGKVVGMTTFGESAPAKDLFPYFNITTDAVIQAVKAVV from the coding sequence ATGACAATCCCAATTTCTGAACGTCGTCTTGCCAACGCCATCCGTACCCTAGCTTTTGAAGCGGTGCAAAAAGCCAATTCTGGACATCCAGGCGCGCCGATGGGCATGGCAGATATCGCTGAAGTGTTATGGCGTAAGTTTTTAAAGCACAATCCAACCGACCCAAATTGGCTAAATCGCGACCGTTTTGTGCTTTCAAATGGTCATGGCTCAATGCTGCAGTACGCTTTGCTGCACTTGACAGGGTATGACGTTAGTATTGAGGATATCAAAAATTTCCGCCAATTGCACTCTAAAACCCCCGGTCACCCTGAATATGGCTACACCCCAGGTGTGGAAACTACCACAGGTCCGTTGGGTCAAGGGATTGCCAACGCCGTAGGTTTTGCGATTGCAGAAAAAACCCTAGCCGCGCAATTTAACCGAGACGGTCATCAAGTTATCGACCACCAAACCTATTGCTTTTTAGGTGATGGCTGTTTGATGGAAGGTATTTCGCACGAAGTTTGCTCATTAGCCGGTACGCTGCAGCTGGGCAAATTGGTTGTATACTATGATGACAACGGTATTTCGATTGATGGTGACGTCGAAGGCTGGTTTTCAGATGACACCCAAAAACGTTTTGAAGCTTATGGCTGGCAAGTGCAAAAAGTTGACGGTCACGATACCGATGCCATTACCCAAGCGACCCAAAATGCCATAGCTGAAAAAAATAAACCTTCACTCATCATCTGTAAAACCGTGATTGGCGCAGGTTCACCTAACAAGCAAGGCTTGGAGGCCTCACATGGCGCACCCCTTGGCGCGGATGAAATCTTGCTCACCCGTCAAGCCCTCAAGTGGGATCACGAAGCGTTTGAACTTCCAGACGATATTTATGAAGGGTGGGATTGCACAGTTAAAGGTCAAGCGCTACAGCAATCATGGGAAAGTGAGTTTGATGCTTATAAAGACGCTTACCCAGAGCTTGCCAGTGAATTACTTCGCCGTGTGAATGGTGACTTGCCAGCAAATTTTGAGACACAAGCCCAGGAATTTATCAAAGCTTGTCAAGATAACCCAGAAAACATTGCAACGCGTAAAGCCAGCCAAAATTCAATCAATGCTTTACAGCCATTATTGCCAGAGCTGCTGGGTGGTTCTGCTGATTTGGCAGGGTCAAATCTGACTTGGTTTAAAAATGCCAAAGCGCTCGAAGATGACGCGGCAGGTAATTACATTCATTACGGTGTGCGTGAATTTGGTATGACGGCGATTGCCAATGGTATTGCCTTATATGGCGGGTTTATCCCGTATGTGGCAACCTTCTTGATGTTTATGGAATATGCGCGCAATGCGGTGCGTATGTCAGCCTTGATGAAACAACGCGTCATTAATGTCTATACTCACGACTCAATCGGTCTGGGTGAAGATGGACCTACTCACCAACCTGTCGAGCAGTTATCAAGTCTGCGTGCTACCCCAAACCTGCATACTTGGCGACCCTGTGATACGGTCGAGTCAGCCGTGGCATGGGTAGAAGCCTTGAAAGCAAAATCAACCCCATCCGCGCTGATTTTTAGCCGTCAAAACCTACCGCACCAAGCGCGAGATATTGAGCAAGTAGCCAATATTGCCAAAGGTGGCTATATACTAGCCAAAGAACAAGGTGAGCTACGTGCCGTCATCATCGCCACAGGTTCAGAGATTGAGCTTGCCATGAATGCTTATACTGAGTTGACTGCCGAAGGTTTGGGCGTGCGCGTCGTATCAATGCCCTGTGCTGAAGTGTTTGCCAAACAAGAAATCAATTACCGTGACAGCGTGTTGCCACCACAAGTGCGTGCCCGTGTGGCGGTTGAAGCCAGCCATATCGATTATTGGTACAAGTTTGTAGGGCTTGATGGTAAAGTCGTGGGTATGACGACCTTCGGTGAGTCTGCCCCTGCCAAAGACTTATTCCCATACTTTAACATCACCACTGATGCGGTCATTCAAGCCGTGAAAGCGGTTGTCTAA
- a CDS encoding aminoglycoside phosphotransferase family protein — translation MNHPAAQPANQDPCDSAASPSNTEPLEQQSLKQQSREQQSREQQLHTWLNEVFQNQSLQHKKIPGDASFRSYHRLTVDNQHYIVMDAPPEKESVTEFIAVGNLMAGHVHVPKMIATDEQQGFIVLEDLGNTDFADVIAKDLTDAGEMAKTARYYQQAMQAILAIQKIDINDAKAVIPSYDDALLRREMGLFSEWFLPYIGVTMTPDLETLWQDLQSDIIQQVIAQPQVVVHRDFHSRNLMVLSHSDELGVIDFQDAVIGAYTYDLASLLRDAYINYDETWVNTHLAHYHQLAQIDKSLAEFTVDFNIMSMQRHLKVLGIFVRLFERDGKDRYLVNLPKVFNDLLTCLKAISQWDKRPTFDKFADWMTAAAAPAFQQKIQG, via the coding sequence ATGAACCATCCTGCCGCACAACCTGCTAACCAAGACCCTTGCGATAGCGCAGCTTCGCCATCAAATACCGAGCCACTTGAACAACAATCACTTAAGCAACAATCACGTGAACAACAGTCACGGGAACAACAGCTGCACACTTGGTTGAATGAAGTTTTTCAAAATCAGTCATTGCAGCATAAAAAAATACCTGGTGATGCCAGCTTTCGCAGCTATCATCGCTTAACCGTCGATAATCAACACTATATCGTGATGGATGCGCCGCCAGAAAAAGAATCGGTGACAGAATTTATCGCTGTGGGCAACTTAATGGCAGGTCATGTGCATGTGCCAAAAATGATTGCCACGGATGAACAGCAAGGTTTTATCGTCCTTGAGGATTTGGGAAACACGGATTTTGCCGATGTCATTGCCAAGGATTTAACGGATGCAGGCGAGATGGCAAAAACTGCGCGTTATTATCAGCAGGCGATGCAGGCAATTTTGGCGATTCAAAAGATTGACATCAATGACGCCAAAGCCGTTATCCCAAGTTACGACGATGCCTTGCTGCGCCGAGAAATGGGCTTGTTTAGCGAGTGGTTTTTACCCTATATCGGCGTGACGATGACCCCAGACTTAGAGACGCTGTGGCAAGATTTGCAGTCTGATATTATCCAGCAAGTCATCGCGCAGCCTCAAGTAGTGGTGCACCGTGATTTTCACAGCCGTAATTTGATGGTATTAAGTCACAGCGATGAGTTGGGCGTGATTGATTTTCAAGATGCTGTCATCGGTGCCTACACCTATGATTTGGCGTCTTTACTGCGAGATGCCTATATCAATTATGATGAAACATGGGTCAACACGCATCTGGCTCATTATCACCAATTGGCGCAAATTGACAAAAGCTTGGCAGAGTTTACTGTGGATTTTAATATCATGAGTATGCAGCGTCATCTTAAGGTATTGGGAATTTTTGTACGCTTGTTTGAGCGAGATGGCAAAGACCGTTATTTGGTCAACCTTCCTAAAGTTTTCAATGATTTATTAACTTGTCTAAAAGCGATTAGCCAATGGGATAAGCGTCCTACTTTTGATAAATTTGCTGATTGGATGACCGCCGCTGCCGCGCCTGCTTTTCAGCAAAAAATCCAAGGATAA